In the genome of Halostella salina, the window GCTCACCAGCACGAGGTTACGCTTCGAGTCCGTCACAGTCACTCCTCCAGGTAGCCCAGAGACTGAAGACGGTTCTGGACCTCTTCGCCCGACATCGTCGATTCACGCGACTCGTCCCCCTCACGTTCGGCGCGGGTCACGACCTCCGAAAGCACGAACTCGGCGTAGTCATCCACGCTCTCAAAGTCCGTGTACTGAATGCGATCCTCGATTCGCTCGGCGACATCATCCGAAACAGTAATATCCATCATTGCTGAAACGCGCGTTCAAATAAATGAGTTCGTTGTAATGTCATGTATCTTGTTCCGGCTCTCACAGATCGATCGTTCCAATCCACACTCTTTACCCAATCACTCGGTGTACCCAAGCGCATTCAGCCGCCGTTCGATCTCCTCGTCAACGTCCTCCTCGCCGTTGATGTCGCCCCCATTCTCGACACGCACGCGCTGCTCGACGTGTGCTTTTAGCTCCGACCGTAACGACCGGTCGGACACCGCCGTGAACTCGATCGATCCGCTCTCCCGATCGCGTTCACAGAAACATGCTTCCTCACGAGTCCGTACCGCATACCGACGAAGGTGACTGTCATCGTCCTCACCGCGCGCCTGCGAGAACACGCGCCGGTCCTCGGCAACGTCCTCCAGCAGCGAGACGCCGTCCTCATTCCCGATAGCCCGCTCGATAGTTGTACCGACATCCAGCGTGCTTACGGGCGAATCCACGGTCCCGGTCGCACCGCCGGGGGGCCGCACGAACAGCGGCACGTGCGTGATCTCGTCGTGCAGGTAGCGCGGATGTTCGTAGTAGCCGTGCTCCCCGAACGCGTCGCCGTGGTCCGCAGTCACGATCACCAGCGACTCCTCCAGCAGTTCGCGCTTCCGGAGCGCGTTCAGAAACTTGCCGATCTGTTCGTCGTTATACCGAATTTCGGCATCGTACAAGTCGATGAGCAACTGCCGCTCCGCTTCGGTAATCGACTCTGGATCGTCGATCGCGCGCTGGTACAGCGATTGTGCGTCCCGACCGCTGAGTTCCTTGTCCGCGTACAGCGTCGCGTACTCGGCGGGCGGCTCGTACGGTCCGTGGGTGTCCATGTAGTGATTCCATACGAAGAACGACTGCCGGCTCTCCAGCGAATCGATCCACGACAGCGAGCGCTCGTTGATCTCCATGGCCCGCGCGTAGTGTCGGTTTCGCACTTTGTCGAGCGCTCGCTGGGCGAGCGCGATCAACTTGTGTTGTCCCAGATGAAGGTCGTCATCGAAGTGATCGAACCCCCTGTCGAATCCATACGCCCGCGAGACGAACGGATTCGAGTGGAAGCCGGCAGTCGCGAACCCTTCGTCGGAGAGCGTCGACGCAATGGTATCAGCGGCCAGGTGGTACTTGGCGTCGGTTGCCACGTCGGGATATGCCCCAGTCAGGAGGGCAGGAACCGCTTCACGCGTGTGGGAACTTGCACTGTACGCGTTCGTAAATCGGATGCTTTCCGCCGCGAATTCGTCGAGTGCGGGCGACGTTTCGCGATGGTAACCGTAACAGGAGAGATGATCTGCACGGAGCGCGTCGGCAGAAAGCAAGATGACGTTCTCCCAACGTTCGCTCATTGAGTTGGTCCAATCCATGGAACAGTATAGGTGTTACGTGAACGACATCGAGCTAGAATCGTAAATAGATATCAGGATACGATCTTCATTGTTGGTCAATACACCGAAAAGACATTATTCGAAGTCTCCGCATAGCCGATAATGCGCCTGGCGTTCGTGAGTAACGTCGTGTATCCTTTCGTGACTGGCGGTGCCGAAAAGCGCATTCACGAGATCGGCACCCGCCTTGCCGACGAGGGCCATGACATCACAGTCTACGGCCGGCATTTCTGGGACGGTCCCGAGGAAATAACTCACGAGGGGATGACACTGCGAGCGGTCGCCCCCGAGGCGGAACTCTACGAGGACGACCGCCGCTCCATCACGGAGGCACTGGACTTTGCGGCGCGAGCCCTCCCCTCACTCCGCAGGCGTCTCCGATGCGATGAACACGACATCGTCGTCGCGAGCGTCTTTCCGTATTTCCCCGTGCTCGCCACGAAACTCGCGAGCCTCCGTTCGGACACGCCGGTCGTCACGACCTGGCACGAGGTTTGGGGGAACTACTGGGAGGAGTATCTCGGCTACCTCGCACCGTTTGGGAAGTTCACCGAGCACATCACCGCCCGCACGCCCCAACATCCAATAGCGATCTCCGGGGTCACGGCTGACCGTCTCGCGACCATCGGTCCCGACCGCCAGAACATTGAGATCGTTCCCAATGGGATCGACACCGAACAAGTCAGAAATGCGCGACGGCCTGACGGTGGCTACGAGATCCTCTTCGTTGGCCGCCTCATCGAACACAAGAACGTGGATGTGCTCCTTGACGCCTTTGACGCAGTTGCCAGCGATCACGACGCCAGGCTGGGAATCGTCGGCGATGGCCCCGAACGCGAACGTCTCGAAGCAAAACGGGACTCTCTGTCCCACGCGGATCGCGTTGAGTTCCTCGGTTTTCTTGACGACTACGATGATGTTCTCGGACACATGCGCGCCGCCGGTGTCTTCACCTCCCCCAGCACAAGGGAGGGGTTTGGTATCACGTTCGTGGAAGCGATGGCCGCCGACTGTACTGTCATCGCTGCTGACCACCCGGGTTCGGCTGCGGACGAGGTTATCGGAGATGCTGGCTTCCTCGTCGATCCCACAGTCGAATCCTTGACGCGGACACTCGACGAAGCATTGCACGGTAAACGGCCACTGGCGGACCCCGTCGAACGCGCTCGCCAGTACGACTGGGATTCGGTTGCTAGCCGCGCTGAAACAGCATATTTGCGTGCCGTAGACGGTACTTGGTAACTCACTGAGCTAAGTTGAGCAGATATCCCCACCGAATTGAGAATCGATCCCACAGCGCCCATTTCAATGTCCCACCAAATCGTACAAAGACTCTCTATCCTTCCGCAACGGCACTCATGAAGAACGACGAAAACGTCATCTGTAGGCCCAATACGATCGCCGTGAACGCCGCGATGTCGGCAGTCAGGGTCGGGAGTGCAGCGTACCCGGAGGTCACCCACTCCAGAAGCAGCGACGCCGCATAGAGGCCACCGGCAGCAAACATTACTACCCCAACTGTCGCCCCCCACTCTAACGTCAGATTCTCCGCCATCCAGTTCGTCACCGGATCCGTCGGCTTCCGAATCGGGTCACCAGCGACCGTCGCGAACACCCCCAGACACACGACCTCGAACCCGACGATCGTGAGCAAACTCCCGACGATCATCGAGCGCGGGCCGAACGACGCACTCCCGAGCTCGACGCCGGAAAACGCCACCCCCATCACGGCCAGCCCGAACACGGTCAGCAAAAGCCCCGGCACCGAGAACAGGTAGCCGGGCGCGTTCACGAGCATGAACTTCACGTGCCGCCACCCGTCACGGAAGCTATCGAGCGTCGCCTCCCCCTCGCGCTCGTGGTACGTGATAGGGACCTCCTCGATCGTCAGGTCACGCGCGCCGGCCTCCATGATCATCTCGCTCGCGAACTCCATACCGTCGGTCTCCAGGTCCAGCTCCGCCAGCTTCTCGCGCTCGATGACGCGAAAACCGCTGTGGGCGTCGCTCACGCCGGCCCCGTAGAACACGTTCAGGAACTTCGTCAGCAGGGGATTCCCGATGTACTGGTGTAACGGTGGCATCGCACCGTCTTTGATTTCGCCTTCCAGGCGGCTCCCCATCACGATGTCGGCGTCGCCGTTGACGACGCCGTCAAGCAGCTTCGGGAGCTCCTCGAAGTCGTACGTCGTGTCGGCATCGCCAATGGCAATGTACTCCCCGCGGGCGTGGTCGAACGCGTAGCGGTAGGCGTACCCATAGCCTGGTTTGTCGGGGACGACGACTCGCGCACCCATCTCCCGGGCAATCTCGGGTGTCCGGTCGTCCGAGCTATCGCTGACGATGATCTCGCCGCGGATACCAGCGGCGGCGAGCGCGTTCTGAATCCGCTCAATGCACTCGGCGATCCCGTCCTCCTCGTTCAGCGTCGGCATGACGACGCTCAGGGCTGGTACCTGTGTGCTGTCCTCGTCGACGAGCAACTCGTCGGCATCTTTTGAGACCTGGTGGTGTCCGACTGGGTCAGCGTCTGTATCTACGTTCGGATCCCGCTGACTTGGCTGGTCCGGCTGTTTGTCCGCCTCAGTTGACATTGTTCATAGGTTGTCCTTCCGAGTGACCGGCGGCGACCCACATTCAACGCAAACATATCGACCGTCGACCGTCTCAGCAGCTGGCGCGTTGCAGTCAACGCACTTCACACCAGCGGCCCTGACCATCCGTGGATAGCGGCCCATGTATCTGTAGTATACACTGTACTTGTTAGTAATAAAACTATTCAAGCGTACTGACCGGAATAGTCATCATGAACGATCCGATACGGTCACAGACAGATCAGGCCGTTCCGTGAAACAGGTGTTTTCTATACCCGTAATGCGTTTTATCGGTATTCAGAATTGATAAATTACTGCAGGTTTGTAAACATTAACCCATAATACGACAACAATCCTATCTGATACATAATCAATACAATATATAATGTAACAGTATAATATATGTGGCCCGGGTGGTATTGACCAACATCAAACCTTTTCAATCTAGTTGGTGTTCTGATACATATATGCAGGACAAGCGCGTTCTCGTCACCGGCGGCGCAGGTTTCATCGGCTCCAACCTCGCAAACACGCTCGCGACCGACAACGATGTGGTCGTCGTCGACGACGAGTACCTGGGCACGCCCGAGAACGTTGATGAGTCGGTCGAGTACCACGACGTGAGCGTCCTCGCCGACGACCTTCCCACGGATGTCGACGTCGTGTTCCACCTCGCCGCGCTCTCCTCGTACGCGATGCACGAGGACGATCCGCAGCGTGGCGCGCGGGTCAACGTCGAGGGGTTCGTCAACGTCGTCGAGCAGGCGCGCCAGGACGGCTGTGACACCGTCGTGTACGCCTCAACGTCCTCCATCTACGGCAGTCGCACTGAGCCCTCACCGGAGGACATGCCCATCGAAGCGAACACGGGCTACGAGGCCTCGAAGCTCGCCCGCGAGCGCTACGCCGAGTACTTCTCGAACCATTACGACCTCACCTGTGCAGGCATGCGCTTTTTCTCCGTCTACCAAGGCTACGGCGGCGCGGAGGAACACAAGGGCGAGTACGCCAACGTGATCGCGCAGTTCGCGGCGGACATCGCCGAGGGAACCCCGCCCAAACTCTACGGCGACGGCGAGCAGACACGGGACTTCACCCACGTCGACGACATCGTCCGCGCACTCGAAACGGCCGCGGACCACGAACTCGACGGCATCTACAACGTCGGCACCGGCGAGCCCTACAGTTTCAACCGCGTCGTCGAACTGCTCAACGCCGAACTCGGGACCGACGTCGACCCGGAGTACGTCGAGAATCCCATCCCCGAGGACGTGTACGTCCACGACACCTGTGCGGACGCGTCGAAACTGCAGGCTGAAACCGACTGGGAACCGCAGGTCGACTTCGAAGACGGTATCGCGCAGGTCTGCGAGCCCTACAAGTAACTCCTTGACGGGGTGGAGGCCATCCCTGACGCACCTACGGGCGATACCGAGAAACAGGGATGCTCATAGTCCCTGCAACCGCAACTGCAACGGAGCGATCGCTCACTGAGGCCCCCGAAACATCACCAACGGCAGTCTCGGAGCGAGAAACCGCCGCAGTCCCGTTCGCCTCGGAGACATTCACCCAGAGGTGCAACTCCCGATAGGCGTTCTCGGGCGTCGGCTCGGCGGGCACGTCCCCACGATATAGCATGTACGTCAGCCGCAGGCGCTCGCCGGTCATCGTCGGCGTGACGTTGTGTGTACGGAGCCAGGTTTCGTTGTCCGCGACCTCGCCGGTCGAGAACTGGGAGAGATCTTCGCGTTCAACGATCCGGGTCGAGTTGTTCACCATCTCGACCCGGTGCATCTCGACCACCACCTGATACGTCTCGGGCTGGTGTTCGTGATTCCCAACGCCGACGACGATCTCCGCGCTCTCGCCCTGCGTGAACTCCGTTGGATACCCGTCGGCCACGAGGTCGCCGGTTTCGTTCTCGGTGAGCACGTAGAACTCCGAGAACGACTCGCCCTGTTTTGGGACGGCGACCGCGTAGCCCACGCTGCCGACCGCAAGCAACAGGCTGAGCACGAGCAGGACGTTCAACGCGGCGTCGGCCCTCGTATCCGGCTCGAACAGTTCTGCACGCGCCGTGGCAACCCACTCGCGATACGGAACCCGAAACCGCTCGTCCGCGGGCAGCTCCCAGCGCCGATGCGCCGCGACAGCAGTCGAAATGAGCGTGAACCCGCTGACACCCACGAGGATCGGCAGCAGTCGGATCCCCCACGGCGTGAAGTTCAACACCAGTCCGATGAGCGGGACGACGGCGATGCTGAGCCCGAACGACAGCGCTACCCGCTCGATACCGTCGATCCCACGGTCACGGGCCGTCGCGAGGCGGCCGTCGTCAGAATCGACTCCCGAGCCTGCGTCCTCCGCTCCAGTCTCTGCATCGGCCTCTTCGACCGGAGATGCCCCGGCCTCCGGGAACAGGGCCGCGATGAACGCGTAGCCGGGGACGAACAGGACGAACGGTAAGCCGAGAACCACCCGAAGCGGCGACTCCCGGACGAGGGGTGCAAGCACCACGAGGTTCGTGAGACAGACGAGCGCGACGACTCCAGCGAGATCGGCCGGCAGTCGCCGAACGGGAGCTGGCAGCAGCAACCGCCACTCCGCCTCCTCAGCCATACACTCGTCGTTAGTGAGGGGGCCCTAAAAAGCGTCCATTGTCACTCGCAACTCCGGCGGACAGCAAGCACCACCAGTGCAACGACCCCCAGGGCCGCGCCGGAGAGCCCCGGACCGGGCTGACCGCTCGTGTCGCTCTCGTCGGTGGACGTGGTCGACCCACCGGGCGTCAACACACCGTCGTCGCCTGTCGTCGAGTCGGTGGTCGTCGTGTTGTCGGTCGGAGCGTCAGTACTCGTCACAGTAGTCCGGGAGACCGTCGACTCTGTTCCGTTCGCCGTAGAGGTCAACGTCGCAGCGGTCGTCGAAGTCGTGGTCGTCGGTGTCGTCCCATCAGGACCCGAGTCTGTCGTCGTGGTCGCGGGGCGGGTTGTCTCTGATCCCCCGCCAGGAGACGAACCGCCGCCGCCATCACTCGGCGTCGTCGTCGAAGACGGTGTCGTCGTGCGGGCTTCTTCGACGGTAATCGTCGACGAGCCGCTCACGCCGACGAGCGCCCGCTCGCCGAAGGCGGTTTCGTCGATGCGAACGCCCGCATACAATGCGTACTCGCCGGTGGAGAGGTCACTGGCCGCGACGGTCACGACGTACCCGCTTTCGGTCTCCTGTGTCGCCGTCACGCGTGTTTCGCCCTCGCTGTCCGCGATGACCGCCTCGACGGAGTCGGGGGCTGGCACATCGCTCATCTCGGTTACCTCGACGGTCGCGTTGAAGCGCTCGCCCTCGGTGACCGTCGACGGTGCGGAGACCGACACGTCGTACCCCCGAACCACGAGCGGGTGGACCGTCTGATAGTTCCCGTCGTGATACACCGTGAGCACGTACGAGCCGGGCTCGTAGTCGGAGAGGTCGAACGTGAACGACCCGTCACCCGTGCCGCGCTTCGAGGCCTCGATCTGCTCCTCGCCGTTGTAGAGGTACACCCGGTACACCTCGTCCGGACCGGTCACTTCGACGCTTACAGATCCTCCGGGATCAGCCACCGAGACACCCGAAACGTCGAACGTCTGGCCCTCGAACGTGACCGTCCGGGACGGCGTCTCGATGCTGTCGGAGAC includes:
- a CDS encoding sulfatase, which encodes MSERWENVILLSADALRADHLSCYGYHRETSPALDEFAAESIRFTNAYSASSHTREAVPALLTGAYPDVATDAKYHLAADTIASTLSDEGFATAGFHSNPFVSRAYGFDRGFDHFDDDLHLGQHKLIALAQRALDKVRNRHYARAMEINERSLSWIDSLESRQSFFVWNHYMDTHGPYEPPAEYATLYADKELSGRDAQSLYQRAIDDPESITEAERQLLIDLYDAEIRYNDEQIGKFLNALRKRELLEESLVIVTADHGDAFGEHGYYEHPRYLHDEITHVPLFVRPPGGATGTVDSPVSTLDVGTTIERAIGNEDGVSLLEDVAEDRRVFSQARGEDDDSHLRRYAVRTREEACFCERDRESGSIEFTAVSDRSLRSELKAHVEQRVRVENGGDINGEEDVDEEIERRLNALGYTE
- a CDS encoding glycosyltransferase family 2 protein → MSTEADKQPDQPSQRDPNVDTDADPVGHHQVSKDADELLVDEDSTQVPALSVVMPTLNEEDGIAECIERIQNALAAAGIRGEIIVSDSSDDRTPEIAREMGARVVVPDKPGYGYAYRYAFDHARGEYIAIGDADTTYDFEELPKLLDGVVNGDADIVMGSRLEGEIKDGAMPPLHQYIGNPLLTKFLNVFYGAGVSDAHSGFRVIEREKLAELDLETDGMEFASEMIMEAGARDLTIEEVPITYHEREGEATLDSFRDGWRHVKFMLVNAPGYLFSVPGLLLTVFGLAVMGVAFSGVELGSASFGPRSMIVGSLLTIVGFEVVCLGVFATVAGDPIRKPTDPVTNWMAENLTLEWGATVGVVMFAAGGLYAASLLLEWVTSGYAALPTLTADIAAFTAIVLGLQMTFSSFFMSAVAEG
- a CDS encoding NAD-dependent epimerase/dehydratase family protein, whose translation is MQDKRVLVTGGAGFIGSNLANTLATDNDVVVVDDEYLGTPENVDESVEYHDVSVLADDLPTDVDVVFHLAALSSYAMHEDDPQRGARVNVEGFVNVVEQARQDGCDTVVYASTSSIYGSRTEPSPEDMPIEANTGYEASKLARERYAEYFSNHYDLTCAGMRFFSVYQGYGGAEEHKGEYANVIAQFAADIAEGTPPKLYGDGEQTRDFTHVDDIVRALETAADHELDGIYNVGTGEPYSFNRVVELLNAELGTDVDPEYVENPIPEDVYVHDTCADASKLQAETDWEPQVDFEDGIAQVCEPYK
- a CDS encoding DUF1616 domain-containing protein, with the translated sequence MAEEAEWRLLLPAPVRRLPADLAGVVALVCLTNLVVLAPLVRESPLRVVLGLPFVLFVPGYAFIAALFPEAGASPVEEADAETGAEDAGSGVDSDDGRLATARDRGIDGIERVALSFGLSIAVVPLIGLVLNFTPWGIRLLPILVGVSGFTLISTAVAAHRRWELPADERFRVPYREWVATARAELFEPDTRADAALNVLLVLSLLLAVGSVGYAVAVPKQGESFSEFYVLTENETGDLVADGYPTEFTQGESAEIVVGVGNHEHQPETYQVVVEMHRVEMVNNSTRIVEREDLSQFSTGEVADNETWLRTHNVTPTMTGERLRLTYMLYRGDVPAEPTPENAYRELHLWVNVSEANGTAAVSRSETAVGDVSGASVSDRSVAVAVAGTMSIPVSRYRP
- a CDS encoding glycosyltransferase family 4 protein, giving the protein MRLAFVSNVVYPFVTGGAEKRIHEIGTRLADEGHDITVYGRHFWDGPEEITHEGMTLRAVAPEAELYEDDRRSITEALDFAARALPSLRRRLRCDEHDIVVASVFPYFPVLATKLASLRSDTPVVTTWHEVWGNYWEEYLGYLAPFGKFTEHITARTPQHPIAISGVTADRLATIGPDRQNIEIVPNGIDTEQVRNARRPDGGYEILFVGRLIEHKNVDVLLDAFDAVASDHDARLGIVGDGPERERLEAKRDSLSHADRVEFLGFLDDYDDVLGHMRAAGVFTSPSTREGFGITFVEAMAADCTVIAADHPGSAADEVIGDAGFLVDPTVESLTRTLDEALHGKRPLADPVERARQYDWDSVASRAETAYLRAVDGTW